The Candidatus Zixiibacteriota bacterium DNA window GCCCTGGAACGAGCCGGGACCAAACGAATTTGGCTTCAACGCGCTATTGGTTCAGATTAGTGGGGGGTACCGATTCTGACATAAGGGGCTTCTGACGTTTTGACATTCACTATATTTCGCTGCAATTAGGAGCGCTTATGATAGTCCTACCCTCACCTGTTCAGCACTACTCTGAATGACTGATGCTGGGTCAGTGTGTCGGCATCTTCGATGTCGCTTAAAGTGAGGAAATACTCACCGGGGCCGATTGATGCACCTATATAAGTGAAGCCCTGTTGATCGAAAACAGAGATGTGCTCCAGACTAGATACAATCGTGCTGTCGTTGGCTTGAGAGATTTGCAGGTTGTATAAGTGGTCATCTTCAGGATCGACAAATACTTTAGCCCGCAAGCGACTGGGATCGCTCGGGATTTCAAAGACAAGCTCGGAGCCGGCATTGCGCATCTGAAGAGGGAATTGAATATCAAGCATGGGCACATCGTGCCTTTCTGGATACTGGGAAATACCCAGCAGCATTACGATAGCCGCGGCGGCAGCCAACGCGCTCTGCCACATACCGGGGAAAAGCTTGGTAATCTTGGGGCGACTTGCTTCGGGGGGTTGCGCGGAAAGTGAATCGATTGACGTTATCAAGGGCGTCTCGTAGCCTGTGACCAAATCGTCCAACTCAGCCGGAAGGAGTTCGATCTTTTGAACAATCTCTCGACAAATAGCGCATTCGGCCAGGTGTTCTTTGATTCTCACCTGCTGTGTCTCGCCGAGTTTCTCCGGCGTGAAAACGTATCGGTCCAGCAAATCCGAGTTAACATGATCAGTCAGCGGATTGCCGATCTGATCAGCGGCCGCAGTCGCCAACAGCGCTAGTTCTTGTTGGTACATTTGCCGGCACTCGTCGCACCCTTTCAAGTGGGCTACCAATTCGGTCTTCTCTTCTTCGCCGATGCTACCGGCAAAGAATAGGGGCAAGGCCTCCTGAAACCGTTGACATTTATCGTTCATATTCATTGTCATAACCTCGTTTCGGTGTCCATTCGACCGTTACTAATGGAATTAGTCTCAAAACA harbors:
- a CDS encoding zf-HC2 domain-containing protein, giving the protein MNDKCQRFQEALPLFFAGSIGEEEKTELVAHLKGCDECRQMYQQELALLATAAADQIGNPLTDHVNSDLLDRYVFTPEKLGETQQVRIKEHLAECAICREIVQKIELLPAELDDLVTGYETPLITSIDSLSAQPPEASRPKITKLFPGMWQSALAAAAAIVMLLGISQYPERHDVPMLDIQFPLQMRNAGSELVFEIPSDPSRLRAKVFVDPEDDHLYNLQISQANDSTIVSSLEHISVFDQQGFTYIGASIGPGEYFLTLSDIEDADTLTQHQSFRVVLNR